Proteins found in one Erythrobacter sp. 3-20A1M genomic segment:
- the rpoC gene encoding DNA-directed RNA polymerase subunit beta': MNELTKFTNQLAKPETFDQIQIGLASPERIRSWSFGEIKKPETINYRTFKPERDGLFCARIFGPVKDYECLCGKYKRMKYKGVVCEKCGVEVTVTKVRRERMGHIELAAPVAHIWFLKSLPSRIGLLLDMQLKQLERVLYFEAYIVTEPGLTPLEKFQLLTEDELLEAQDEYGEDAFSAGIGAEAVKFMLMDLDLEQEKADLLEELETTKSKLKPAKIIKRLKVVESFIDSGNRPEWMILEVVPVIPPELRPLVPLDGGRFATSDLNDLYRRVINRNNRLKRLMELRAPDIIVRNEKRMLQEAVDALFDNGRRGRVITGANKRPLKSLSDMLKGKQGRFRQNLLGKRVDYSGRSVIVTGPELKLHQCGLPKKMALELFKPFIYARLDAKGLSMTLKQAKKWVEKERKEVWDILDEVIREHPVLLNRAPTLHRLGIQAFEPVLIEGKAIQLHPLVCSAFNADFDGDQMAVHVPLSLEAQLEARVLMMSTNNILSPANGKPIIVPSQDMVLGIYYLSMERQEHTPEYIEEKDGTKIEKLPRFADMAEVHQALEMKAVSLHSKIIARVPQADEDGKTVMKRFETTPGRMLIGECLPKNHKVPYDIINRLLTKKEIGDVIDQVYRHTGQKDTVLFADAIMTLGFRHAFRAGISFGKDDMIIPHEKDGMIEQTKELVAGYEQQYQDGLITQQEKYNKVIDAWSRCGDQVADAMMEKIKSQPIDDDGKQAQINSIYMMSHSGARGSPAQMKQLAGMRGLMAKPSGEIIETPIISNFKEGLTVLEYFNSTHGARKGLADTALKTANSGYLTRRLVDVSQDCVIVEEDCKTQNALEMRAIVQGGSVIASLGERILGRTTAEDIVHAATGEVIVKAGTLIDEPMVKDIEEAEVQVAKIRSPLVCEAEQGVCGTCYGRDLARGTPVNIGEAVGVIAAQSIGEPGTQLTMRTFHIGGAAQLNETSHLESVSDGKVVYRDMPTINDKKGRILSLARNGELAVIDAEGREREIHKVPYGTVLMHKDGEKVKEGDRLAEWDPFSLPIITEQSGVVRFQDLLEGTTLEERVDDATGIAQRVVTENRATGRKKNEDLRPRLTLLNDANDETEAARYMLAPGTTLSVQDGQQVDAGDILARASREAAKTRDITGGLPRVAELFEARIPKDNAIIAKISGKIEFVREYKAKRKIAIVPEEGEAVEYLIPKTKVIDVQEGDFVKKGDTLISGSPNPHDILDVLGVEALAEYLCTEIQEVYRLQGVKINDKHIEVIVRQMLQKVEITDSGDTVLLPGEQVDLEEMNAVNSKLGKGKSPAQGKPILLGITKASLQTRSFISAASFQETTRVLTQAAVEGKKDTLIGLKENVIVGRLIPAGTGAAMNRVRITASSRDAALRAQWKKAQEDLIAANTAAEEHEAELEQGPEAATGDDPIARMEGETHGTDADAGEYLQTSDEGEASDPAS, translated from the coding sequence ATGAACGAACTGACCAAATTCACCAACCAGCTGGCCAAGCCGGAAACCTTCGACCAGATCCAGATCGGTCTGGCATCGCCGGAGCGTATCCGCAGCTGGTCCTTCGGCGAGATCAAGAAGCCGGAGACGATCAACTACCGCACGTTCAAGCCTGAGCGTGACGGCCTGTTCTGCGCGCGCATCTTCGGTCCGGTGAAGGATTACGAGTGCCTGTGCGGCAAGTACAAGCGCATGAAGTACAAGGGCGTCGTCTGCGAGAAGTGCGGCGTCGAGGTCACCGTGACCAAGGTCCGCCGCGAGCGCATGGGCCATATCGAACTGGCCGCGCCGGTCGCGCATATCTGGTTCCTGAAGTCGCTGCCGAGCCGTATCGGCCTGCTGCTCGACATGCAGCTCAAGCAGCTGGAGCGCGTGCTCTATTTCGAAGCCTATATCGTCACCGAGCCGGGCCTGACTCCGCTGGAGAAGTTCCAGCTGCTGACCGAGGACGAGCTGCTCGAGGCGCAGGACGAGTATGGCGAGGACGCCTTCTCCGCCGGGATCGGCGCGGAAGCGGTCAAGTTCATGCTGATGGATCTGGACCTCGAACAGGAGAAGGCCGACCTTCTCGAGGAACTCGAGACCACCAAGTCCAAGCTGAAGCCGGCCAAGATTATCAAGCGGCTGAAGGTCGTCGAAAGCTTCATCGATTCGGGCAACCGCCCCGAGTGGATGATCCTGGAAGTCGTCCCCGTGATCCCGCCCGAGCTGCGCCCGCTGGTGCCGCTGGACGGCGGCCGTTTCGCGACGTCCGACCTCAACGACCTCTATCGCCGCGTCATCAACCGCAACAACCGGTTGAAGCGCCTGATGGAACTGCGCGCGCCCGACATCATCGTGCGTAACGAGAAGCGCATGCTGCAGGAGGCGGTCGACGCGCTGTTCGACAATGGTCGCCGCGGCCGTGTCATCACCGGCGCCAACAAGCGCCCGCTGAAGTCGCTGTCCGACATGCTCAAGGGCAAGCAGGGCCGCTTCCGCCAGAACCTGCTCGGCAAGCGCGTCGACTATTCGGGCCGTTCGGTCATCGTGACCGGTCCCGAGCTCAAGCTGCACCAGTGCGGCCTGCCCAAGAAGATGGCGCTCGAGCTGTTCAAGCCGTTCATCTACGCCCGCCTCGACGCCAAGGGTCTGTCCATGACCCTGAAGCAGGCGAAGAAGTGGGTCGAGAAGGAGCGCAAGGAGGTCTGGGACATCCTGGATGAGGTCATCCGCGAGCATCCCGTCCTCCTGAACCGCGCGCCCACGCTCCACCGCCTCGGCATCCAGGCGTTCGAGCCCGTGCTGATCGAGGGCAAGGCGATCCAGCTGCACCCGCTCGTCTGCTCGGCCTTCAACGCCGACTTCGACGGCGACCAGATGGCCGTCCACGTTCCGCTTTCGCTGGAAGCCCAGCTCGAAGCGCGCGTGCTGATGATGAGCACCAACAACATCCTGTCGCCTGCGAATGGCAAGCCGATCATCGTGCCCTCGCAGGACATGGTGCTGGGCATCTATTACCTGTCGATGGAACGGCAGGAGCACACCCCCGAATATATCGAGGAGAAGGACGGCACGAAGATCGAGAAGCTGCCGCGCTTCGCCGACATGGCCGAAGTGCACCAGGCGCTCGAGATGAAGGCGGTTTCGCTCCACTCCAAGATCATCGCCCGCGTTCCGCAGGCGGACGAGGACGGCAAGACCGTGATGAAGCGGTTCGAGACGACCCCGGGCCGCATGCTGATCGGCGAATGCCTGCCGAAGAACCACAAGGTTCCCTACGACATCATCAACCGCCTTCTGACCAAGAAGGAGATCGGCGACGTCATCGACCAGGTTTATCGCCACACGGGTCAGAAGGACACGGTGCTGTTCGCCGACGCCATCATGACGCTGGGCTTCCGCCACGCGTTCCGTGCCGGCATCTCGTTCGGCAAGGACGACATGATCATCCCGCACGAGAAGGACGGGATGATCGAGCAGACCAAGGAACTGGTGGCCGGTTACGAGCAGCAGTACCAGGACGGCCTGATCACCCAGCAGGAAAAGTACAACAAGGTGATCGATGCCTGGAGCCGCTGCGGCGACCAGGTGGCCGACGCGATGATGGAGAAGATCAAGTCGCAACCGATCGACGACGACGGCAAGCAGGCGCAGATCAACTCGATCTACATGATGAGCCACTCCGGTGCGCGTGGTTCGCCGGCGCAGATGAAGCAGCTCGCCGGCATGCGCGGCCTGATGGCCAAGCCGTCGGGCGAGATCATCGAAACGCCGATCATCTCGAACTTCAAGGAAGGCCTGACCGTCCTCGAATACTTCAACTCCACCCACGGCGCGCGTAAGGGCCTGGCGGACACGGCGTTGAAGACCGCGAACTCGGGTTACCTGACCCGCCGCCTCGTCGACGTGTCGCAGGACTGCGTCATCGTCGAGGAGGACTGCAAGACGCAGAACGCGCTGGAAATGCGCGCGATCGTGCAGGGCGGTTCGGTCATCGCCAGCCTCGGCGAGCGTATCCTGGGCCGGACCACGGCGGAGGACATCGTCCACGCCGCGACCGGCGAGGTCATCGTGAAGGCGGGAACGCTGATCGACGAGCCGATGGTGAAGGACATCGAGGAGGCCGAGGTGCAGGTGGCGAAGATCCGTTCGCCGCTGGTCTGCGAGGCGGAGCAGGGCGTTTGCGGCACCTGCTACGGTCGTGACCTCGCCCGCGGTACGCCGGTCAACATCGGCGAAGCCGTCGGCGTCATCGCGGCGCAGTCGATCGGTGAGCCCGGCACCCAGCTAACGATGCGGACCTTCCACATCGGCGGCGCGGCGCAGCTCAACGAGACGAGCCACCTCGAGTCGGTCTCTGACGGTAAGGTCGTCTATCGCGACATGCCGACGATCAACGACAAGAAGGGTCGTATCCTGTCGCTCGCCCGCAACGGCGAACTGGCGGTGATCGACGCGGAAGGTCGCGAGCGCGAGATCCACAAGGTGCCTTACGGTACCGTCCTGATGCACAAGGACGGCGAGAAGGTGAAGGAAGGCGATCGCCTGGCCGAATGGGATCCGTTCAGCCTGCCGATCATCACCGAGCAGTCGGGTGTCGTGCGCTTCCAAGACCTGCTCGAAGGCACCACGCTGGAAGAGCGGGTGGACGATGCCACCGGTATCGCCCAGCGCGTCGTGACCGAGAACCGGGCGACGGGTCGCAAGAAGAACGAGGACCTGCGGCCGCGCCTGACCCTGCTGAACGATGCGAACGACGAGACGGAGGCCGCGCGCTACATGCTGGCGCCGGGCACCACGCTGTCGGTCCAGGACGGCCAGCAGGTCGACGCGGGCGACATCCTTGCCCGTGCCAGCCGCGAAGCTGCCAAGACGCGCGACATCACCGGCGGTCTGCCGCGTGTTGCCGAGCTGTTCGAAGCGCGTATTCCCAAGGACAACGCGATCATCGCCAAGATTTCGGGCAAGATCGAATTCGTCCGCGAATACAAGGCCAAGCGCAAGATCGCGATCGTTCCGGAAGAAGGCGAGGCAGTCGAGTACCTGATCCCCAAGACCAAGGTGATCGACGTGCAGGAAGGCGACTTCGTGAAGAAGGGGGACACCCTGATTTCCGGTTCGCCGAACCCGCACGACATCCTCGACGTGCTGGGCGTGGAGGCGCTGGCCGAGTATCTCTGCACGGAAATCCAGGAAGTCTATCGACTGCAGGGCGTGAAGATCAACGACAAGCACATCGAGGTGATCGTTCGCCAGATGCTGCAGAAGGTCGAGATCACCGACAGCGGCGACACCGTGCTGCTGCCGGGCGAACAGGTCGATCTGGAGGAGATGAACGCGGTCAACTCGAAGCTGGGCAAGGGCAAGAGCCCGGCCCAGGGCAAGCCGATCCTGCTCGGGATCACCAAGGCTTCGCTGCAGACCCGCAGCTTCATCTCGGCGGCTTCGTTCCAGGAAACCACCCGCGTGCTGACGCAGGCGGCGGTCGAAGGGAAGAAGGACACGCTGATCGGGCTGAAGGAGAACGTGATCGTGGGCCGTCTCATCCCCGCCGGTACCGGCGCGGCGATGAACCGGGTGCGCATCACCGCCTCCAGCCGCGACGCCGCGCTCCGTGCGCAGTGGAAGAAGGCGCAGGAAGATCTGATCGCTGCCAACACCGCCGCGGAAGAGCACGAGGCGGAGCTGGAGCAGGGTCCGGAAGCAGCCACCGGCGACGATCCGATCGCGCGGATGGAGGGCGAAACCCACGGCACCGACGCCGATGCGGGTGAGTACCTCCAGACCTCCGACGAGGGCGAAGCGAGCGACCCCGCCAGCTGA
- the gltX gene encoding glutamate--tRNA ligase has translation MTITRFAPSPTGRLHVGNIRTALHNWMLARKDGGRFMLRIDDTDAERSREEYVDAIRADLAWLGLTPDGEERQSLRLNMYNVAFERLRSAGRIYPAYETAQELELKRKIALGRGLPPIYDRAALALTEKERAAKEAEGIAPHWRFRLDHDRPIEWDDGVRGAQKFDPAQLSDPVIRRADGSWLYMLPSVLDDINMGVTDVLRGEDHVSNTAAQIQMFEAMNARPPRFAHEALLVGSEGKLSKRLGSLGCEAFRERGIEPEALVALLARLGTSQPVEPIADRARLLDSFDLSTFGRAPAKFDDAELDRINAAIVHKLDFAEVADRLPAGIDEAGWHAIRPNLSHVGEAGDWWRLVTGPIEQPDFSAEDRVYLSEAADALVWSDDPWQALTATLKERTGRKGKQLFLPLRQALTGMDHGPDMGELVPLIGEAEARARLARAAGGSR, from the coding sequence ATGACCATCACGCGCTTCGCCCCTTCGCCCACGGGGCGCCTCCATGTCGGCAACATCCGCACCGCGCTGCACAACTGGATGCTGGCGCGAAAGGATGGCGGGCGCTTCATGTTGCGGATCGACGATACCGATGCGGAGCGCAGCCGCGAGGAATATGTCGATGCCATCCGCGCCGATCTCGCCTGGCTGGGCCTCACGCCCGACGGCGAGGAACGCCAGTCGCTGCGGCTGAACATGTACAACGTCGCGTTCGAGCGGCTGCGCTCCGCAGGGCGGATCTACCCGGCTTACGAGACTGCGCAGGAGCTGGAGCTGAAGCGCAAGATCGCACTGGGCCGCGGCCTGCCCCCGATCTACGACCGGGCGGCGCTGGCGCTGACCGAAAAGGAGCGCGCGGCAAAGGAGGCGGAGGGGATCGCGCCCCACTGGCGCTTCCGCCTCGATCACGACCGCCCGATCGAATGGGACGACGGGGTGCGCGGGGCCCAGAAATTCGATCCGGCGCAGCTGTCCGATCCGGTGATCCGCCGTGCCGACGGCTCGTGGCTCTATATGTTGCCGAGCGTGCTCGACGACATCAACATGGGCGTGACCGACGTCCTGCGCGGTGAGGATCATGTGTCGAACACCGCCGCGCAGATCCAGATGTTCGAGGCGATGAATGCGCGCCCGCCCCGTTTCGCGCACGAGGCGCTGCTGGTCGGGAGCGAAGGCAAGCTGTCGAAGCGGCTCGGCTCGCTTGGCTGCGAAGCCTTTCGCGAACGGGGGATCGAGCCCGAGGCGCTGGTCGCGCTGCTGGCGCGGCTCGGCACCAGCCAGCCGGTCGAACCGATCGCCGACCGTGCGCGCTTGCTGGACAGCTTCGACCTGTCGACCTTCGGGCGCGCACCGGCCAAGTTCGACGATGCCGAGCTTGATCGGATCAATGCTGCGATCGTGCATAAGCTCGATTTCGCCGAGGTCGCGGACCGCTTGCCCGCCGGGATTGACGAAGCGGGCTGGCATGCGATCCGGCCCAACCTGTCGCATGTCGGCGAGGCGGGCGACTGGTGGCGGCTCGTCACCGGACCGATCGAGCAACCCGATTTCTCCGCCGAGGACCGCGTGTACCTGTCGGAAGCAGCCGATGCCCTGGTGTGGTCCGACGATCCCTGGCAAGCGCTCACCGCCACGCTGAAGGAGCGCACCGGACGCAAGGGTAAGCAGCTGTTCCTGCCTTTGCGCCAGGCGCTGACCGGCATGGATCACGGCCCCGACATGGGCGAACTGGTCCCCCTGATCGGCGAAGCGGAAGCGCGCGCCCGGCTCGCCCGGGCGGCGGGAGGCAGCCGATGA
- a CDS encoding histone deacetylase family protein: MRVFSDPAQVEHAPTRELHNGGWMDYAEVPARLTSVLDACGPGEPARDFGIEPILAAHDPAYVAFLRDAYRQWRAAGREGDAMGYVFPIVARRKLELERIDAKIGAYSTDASTPIAAGTWDAAYGAAQSALTGMDAVLTGDRAAFALCRPPGHHAGADYMGGYCYLNNAAIAARAAQARGAGRVAILDVDYHHGNGTQDIFYEDGEVLFASIHADPKTDFPFYWGHADERGAGAGEGATLNLPLPQGTEWSGYAPALEKALATVRAHGPDLLVISYGADTFAGDPISQFRLHRDDYTAMAGMIAALGVPTLIVMEGGYAVDALGSNVAAFLAGWG; encoded by the coding sequence ATGAGAGTGTTCTCCGATCCCGCGCAGGTCGAGCATGCGCCCACGCGCGAGCTGCACAATGGCGGATGGATGGACTATGCGGAGGTGCCCGCGCGGCTCACCTCGGTGCTGGATGCCTGCGGTCCGGGCGAACCGGCGCGCGATTTCGGGATTGAGCCGATCCTGGCGGCGCACGATCCCGCCTATGTCGCATTCCTGCGCGATGCGTACCGCCAGTGGCGCGCCGCCGGGCGCGAAGGCGATGCGATGGGATACGTCTTTCCGATCGTGGCGCGTAGAAAACTGGAGCTGGAGCGGATCGATGCGAAGATCGGTGCCTATTCCACCGACGCGTCGACCCCGATCGCGGCGGGTACGTGGGACGCCGCCTATGGCGCGGCGCAGAGCGCTCTGACCGGGATGGACGCCGTGCTGACGGGCGACCGGGCCGCCTTCGCGCTGTGCCGGCCGCCCGGGCACCATGCCGGGGCGGATTACATGGGTGGCTATTGCTACCTCAACAATGCCGCCATCGCCGCCCGCGCGGCGCAGGCACGCGGGGCCGGCCGGGTGGCGATCCTCGACGTCGATTATCACCACGGCAACGGCACGCAGGACATCTTCTACGAAGACGGAGAGGTGCTGTTCGCCTCCATCCATGCCGATCCGAAGACCGACTTCCCGTTCTACTGGGGCCACGCGGACGAGCGCGGCGCGGGTGCGGGAGAGGGCGCGACGCTCAACCTGCCGCTGCCGCAGGGCACCGAATGGAGCGGATACGCCCCCGCGCTGGAGAAGGCGCTAGCCACGGTCCGCGCACATGGCCCGGACTTGCTGGTGATCTCCTACGGCGCAGACACCTTCGCAGGCGACCCGATCTCGCAATTCCGCCTGCACCGCGATGATTACACTGCGATGGCCGGCATGATCGCTGCCCTCGGCGTGCCGACGCTTATCGTGATGGAAGGGGGCTACGCGGTCGACGCGCTGGGATCGAACGTGGCGGCGTTCCTGGCCGGATGGGGCTAG
- a CDS encoding collagen-binding domain-containing protein has protein sequence MRKIAFSAMASVAVTLLATPAAAAPVITGTDAMREWNLIVLGDLKSSSEVEGRTFVGGNLNGNSSNYQIKQVAPSSNGTPGLTVVGDVNGGTKNLQGGANVGGTVNSGFNLNGPAQTVNAGGAVKNTNVNQNTVNQNLNGTNPAFAAGLAAQGNALTQSLGALSTDLSGMTATNIADFTFNRGTFNVLPDSMGQAVFSITGDQLNSIGEIQFNLNGAKTVVINVAGKDIVLNDNFLGNSNGLGTNVLWNFYQATTIRNSTAFYGSVLAPNAAATLGNFIQGSTVVKSAVQNGEVHLGALGGEFNPTAGGVPEPTTWAMLVLGFGLIGGMMRSAKRRPRKAALAA, from the coding sequence ATGCGCAAGATCGCCTTTTCGGCCATGGCGTCCGTCGCCGTCACACTGCTCGCTACGCCAGCCGCCGCAGCCCCGGTCATCACCGGCACCGATGCGATGCGCGAATGGAACCTGATCGTTCTGGGCGACCTGAAGTCCAGCTCGGAAGTCGAAGGGCGCACCTTCGTCGGCGGAAACCTCAACGGAAACTCTTCGAACTATCAGATCAAGCAGGTTGCGCCTTCTAGCAATGGCACGCCCGGCCTGACCGTGGTCGGCGACGTCAATGGCGGCACCAAGAACCTGCAGGGCGGTGCCAATGTCGGCGGAACGGTGAACAGCGGCTTCAACCTGAACGGTCCGGCGCAGACGGTGAACGCGGGCGGCGCGGTCAAGAACACCAATGTCAACCAGAACACCGTGAACCAGAATCTGAACGGAACCAATCCGGCCTTTGCCGCGGGCCTCGCAGCGCAGGGGAATGCGCTGACCCAGTCGCTGGGCGCGCTTTCGACCGACCTGTCCGGCATGACCGCGACCAATATCGCCGATTTCACCTTCAACCGCGGTACCTTCAACGTGCTGCCGGATTCGATGGGGCAGGCGGTCTTCTCGATCACGGGCGATCAGCTCAATTCGATCGGTGAAATCCAGTTCAACCTCAACGGTGCGAAAACCGTCGTCATCAATGTGGCCGGCAAGGACATCGTGTTGAACGACAACTTCCTGGGCAATTCGAATGGCCTGGGCACCAATGTGCTGTGGAATTTCTACCAGGCCACCACCATCCGCAACAGCACCGCCTTCTACGGTTCGGTCCTGGCCCCCAATGCCGCGGCGACGCTGGGCAATTTCATCCAGGGCAGCACCGTCGTGAAGAGCGCGGTGCAGAACGGCGAAGTCCATCTCGGCGCGCTGGGCGGCGAATTCAATCCGACCGCCGGCGGCGTGCCCGAGCCCACGACCTGGGCGATGCTCGTCCTCGGCTTCGGCCTCATCGGCGGCATGATGCGCTCCGCCAAGCGGCGCCCGCGCAAGGCCGCGCTGGCTGCCTGA
- the pyk gene encoding pyruvate kinase, with amino-acid sequence MQKLDPPKFDPRGRKVKILATTGPASRSPEMLRKLYKAGADAFRVNMSHGDHATHAETIRAIRQVEKEFGRPIAIFCDLQGPKLRVGTFKDGKAVIRHSGHFTLDRNPEPGDETRVELPHPELFGLLEKGQRLLINDGKIKLRVIRADENEILCSAEVGGVISDRKGVNVPDAEIPIPALTEKDRRDLAFAVEQGADWIGLSFVQRPDDLAETRKLMGGGAQIPALCAKIEKPMAVRRLAEIIELSDGVMVARGDLGVELDPEEVPPLQKRIVNDTRLAGKPVIVATQMLESMIESPTPTRAEVSDVANAVYDGADAVMLSAETAAGDWPEEAVTIMHRIARQVENDDAYLGRVRFLETAPDPTTADALAHACMTIADTVPIGAVTVFTGSGSTARRVARERPKVPMLVLTPSTRIARRLALLWGAHAVATRDIGSFEEMIAKGKRMALRHGFGQAGAKLIALAGVPFGTPGSTNLLHVVTLTGNELDQHAE; translated from the coding sequence ATGCAAAAGCTCGATCCGCCGAAGTTCGATCCGAGGGGCCGCAAGGTCAAGATCCTCGCCACCACCGGCCCCGCCAGCCGCTCCCCCGAAATGCTGCGCAAGCTGTACAAGGCCGGTGCCGACGCCTTCCGCGTCAATATGAGCCATGGCGATCATGCGACGCACGCGGAGACCATCCGGGCGATCCGGCAGGTGGAGAAGGAATTCGGCCGCCCGATCGCGATCTTCTGCGACCTGCAGGGGCCGAAACTGCGCGTCGGCACGTTCAAGGACGGCAAGGCGGTGATCCGCCATTCGGGTCACTTCACGCTCGACCGCAATCCCGAACCCGGCGACGAGACCCGGGTCGAGCTGCCCCATCCCGAACTGTTCGGCCTGTTGGAGAAGGGGCAGCGCCTCCTGATCAACGACGGCAAGATCAAGCTGCGGGTGATCCGCGCGGACGAAAACGAGATACTGTGCTCGGCCGAGGTCGGCGGGGTCATCTCCGACCGCAAGGGCGTGAACGTGCCCGACGCCGAGATTCCCATTCCGGCGCTGACCGAAAAGGACCGGCGCGACCTCGCTTTCGCGGTGGAGCAGGGCGCGGACTGGATCGGCCTCTCCTTCGTCCAGCGGCCCGACGATCTGGCGGAAACGCGCAAGCTGATGGGCGGCGGCGCGCAGATCCCGGCGCTGTGCGCCAAGATCGAGAAACCCATGGCGGTGCGCCGCCTGGCCGAGATCATCGAGCTGTCCGACGGCGTGATGGTGGCGCGCGGGGACCTGGGCGTCGAACTCGATCCCGAAGAAGTCCCACCGCTGCAGAAGCGGATCGTCAACGATACGCGCTTGGCGGGCAAGCCGGTAATCGTGGCGACGCAGATGCTCGAATCGATGATCGAGAGCCCGACCCCGACCCGCGCCGAGGTGTCCGACGTCGCCAATGCGGTTTACGACGGTGCGGATGCGGTGATGCTGAGCGCGGAAACCGCGGCGGGCGACTGGCCGGAGGAAGCGGTGACGATCATGCACCGCATCGCCCGGCAGGTGGAAAACGACGATGCCTATCTCGGCCGCGTGCGCTTCCTCGAAACCGCGCCCGATCCGACCACTGCGGATGCCCTAGCCCATGCCTGCATGACCATCGCCGATACCGTCCCGATCGGGGCCGTCACGGTGTTCACGGGATCGGGCAGCACGGCCCGGCGCGTGGCGCGCGAGCGGCCCAAGGTGCCGATGCTGGTGCTGACTCCATCGACCCGGATCGCCCGTCGGCTCGCCCTGCTGTGGGGCGCACACGCAGTGGCGACGCGCGACATCGGCAGCTTCGAGGAGATGATCGCCAAGGGCAAGCGCATGGCCTTGCGCCATGGGTTCGGCCAAGCCGGCGCGAAGCTGATCGCGCTGGCGGGCGTTCCCTTCGGTACGCCGGGCAGCACCAATCTGCTGCACGTCGTCACCCTGACCGGCAACGAGCTGGACCAGCACGCGGAATAG
- a CDS encoding DUF2312 domain-containing protein, which translates to MAEATDDRLRLLIERIERLEEEKKGIADDIRDVYAEAKATGYDPKIMRQIVRLRKMKPDDRSEQEMILDTYKAALGMG; encoded by the coding sequence ATGGCCGAAGCCACCGACGACCGCCTGCGCCTGCTGATCGAGCGTATCGAACGCCTCGAGGAAGAGAAGAAGGGCATCGCCGACGATATCCGCGACGTCTATGCGGAGGCGAAGGCGACCGGCTACGACCCGAAGATCATGCGCCAGATCGTGCGCCTGCGTAAGATGAAGCCGGACGATCGCAGCGAGCAGGAAATGATCCTCGACACCTACAAGGCCGCGCTCGGCATGGGTTGA
- a CDS encoding SDR family oxidoreductase, whose amino-acid sequence MTEQATGSADANFIEPISEEPGMPGHESQMDDKPDWRPRYPGSGRLKGKVAIVTGADSGIGRATAVLFAREGANVAIAYLCEDDDAEKTRELCEAEGARAFTFRGDLGKQETGAKLVEKTIDTFGQVDVLVNIAGEQHPDEDIRDITAEQLQRTFQTNIFSQFYLVQAARPHLKKGAAIVNCTSVTMYQGQPILLDYSSTKGAITAFTRSLSENLIEDGIRVNAVAPGPIWTPLNPSGGQPKENIPDFGESTPMGRPGQPNEVAPSFLFLACNDSSYMSGQVLHPNGGSVING is encoded by the coding sequence ATGACTGAACAGGCTACCGGAAGCGCCGACGCCAATTTCATCGAACCCATCAGCGAAGAGCCCGGCATGCCGGGCCACGAATCGCAGATGGACGACAAGCCCGACTGGCGCCCGCGCTATCCGGGCTCGGGGCGGCTGAAGGGCAAGGTGGCGATCGTCACCGGCGCCGACAGCGGCATCGGGCGCGCCACTGCGGTGCTGTTCGCGCGCGAGGGCGCGAATGTCGCGATCGCCTATCTGTGCGAAGACGACGATGCCGAGAAGACCCGCGAGCTGTGCGAAGCGGAAGGCGCGCGTGCCTTCACCTTCCGCGGCGATCTGGGCAAGCAGGAAACCGGTGCCAAGCTGGTCGAGAAGACCATCGACACGTTCGGCCAGGTCGACGTGCTGGTGAACATCGCGGGCGAGCAGCATCCGGATGAGGATATTCGCGACATCACCGCCGAGCAGCTGCAGCGCACCTTCCAGACCAATATCTTCTCGCAGTTCTATCTGGTCCAAGCCGCGCGGCCGCATCTGAAGAAGGGCGCGGCGATCGTGAACTGCACCAGCGTGACGATGTATCAGGGGCAGCCGATCCTGCTCGACTATTCGAGCACCAAGGGCGCGATCACCGCCTTCACCCGCTCTCTGTCGGAGAACCTGATCGAGGACGGCATCCGCGTGAACGCCGTCGCGCCGGGGCCGATCTGGACGCCGCTCAACCCTTCGGGCGGGCAGCCGAAGGAGAACATTCCCGACTTCGGCGAGAGCACGCCGATGGGCCGCCCGGGCCAGCCGAACGAGGTTGCCCCATCCTTCCTCTTCCTTGCCTGCAACGACTCGTCCTATATGTCGGGGCAGGTCCTGCATCCCAATGGCGGGTCCGTGATCAACGGCTGA
- a CDS encoding heavy metal-binding domain-containing protein: MAGPWKDARDIVVTTTPTIEGKPIQDYLGIVTGEVIVGANLFRDLFANIRDIVGGRSGSYERILRDAREQAIQELQAECGSRGGNAVVGVDLDYEVIGDTGSMLMVSASGTAVRV, translated from the coding sequence ATGGCAGGCCCCTGGAAAGACGCGCGCGACATCGTCGTGACCACAACGCCCACGATCGAGGGCAAGCCGATCCAGGATTATCTGGGCATCGTAACCGGCGAGGTGATCGTCGGCGCGAACCTGTTCCGCGACCTGTTCGCCAATATCCGCGACATCGTGGGCGGCAGATCGGGCAGCTACGAACGCATCCTGCGCGACGCGCGCGAACAGGCGATCCAGGAACTGCAGGCCGAATGCGGCAGCCGCGGCGGCAACGCGGTGGTGGGCGTCGACCTCGATTACGAGGTGATCGGCGATACCGGTTCAATGCTGATGGTAAGCGCGAGCGGGACGGCGGTTAGGGTTTGA